In the Kribbella sp. NBC_00482 genome, one interval contains:
- a CDS encoding GH92 family glycosyl hydrolase has translation MGTTNAGNVFPGAVVPFGMLSFSPETSRGNAYRTAAPGGYLYSASKIRGFSLTHMSGTGCAGGSGDIPVFPLAGEVTSSPQSDAKDELYASTYSHANEVAKPGYYKVGLDSGVSAELSATTRTGSAAFTFPADKAKTLMFRTSNSEVGSSDAQVSIDAAHRTVSGSVTSGNFCGYLASVGQRSYYTLHFVAEFDQPFKNQGTWTDTTVTPGSTQATGGTTYGADGWMPPNKGSGGYVGFDHDKSDKVTMRIGISYVSAANALANLRAENPRGTSVAVTAAKAKQTWRKQLDRIEITGGTTDQRTTFYTALYHALLHPNVFSDVNRQYWGFDQKPHYLSRGQQAQYATFSGWDVYRSQLQLVTLLEPDRAGDIAQSLFNQATQNDGIWDRWTHASGSTAVMTGDPSAPAVAGIYAFGGTNFDARGALRSLVKAATVPTAKDLSSAGKPVMSIGQRPSLDKYLALHYIPTKSNAWGGAVETLEDVTDDFALSQLAQRTGDKSTYQKFLTRSQYWQNVFNPANGGYIQNRDDNGAWPAFTPSTYDGFAEGSSAQYSWMVPHNRAGLVDAMGGTDAVNQRLDAFFKNPDGTWALTGAGELHAEMDNEPSINTPWIYNYTGRPYQTQETLRQAMNQLWNTSTGGIPGNDDLGAMSSWYVWTALGLYPDVPSRAELQVAAPLFPRAVIHRDGKTIRINAPGADAQYVQSLKVNGKTSTKPWLPESFVQRGGTLDFTLGTTPNKAWGAKDAPPSWRTGEIPFQTSTDTSRVVIAPGTTSAPVALQAHRLSGTAQDVSYTLQTPAGLTATPATGTFHVDKVGSASVTITAATGTPDGRYPITVQMKAADGTALPQVGFTVVVGQPNSFFVLREGVGISDDNSDHTDADYDGGGVSYSRQALAAAGLTAGGTGTVQGLSFTWPDVPAGEPDNVPADGQLLNLDLPAGTTTLSFIGSAVNGNQETTATLNYADGTTSQIDLSFSDWTWAVAATPSTTAT, from the coding sequence GTGGGTACGACGAATGCGGGGAACGTGTTCCCGGGGGCCGTGGTGCCGTTCGGGATGTTGTCGTTCAGTCCGGAGACGAGTCGGGGGAATGCGTACCGGACTGCTGCCCCGGGCGGGTACTTGTACTCGGCGAGCAAGATCCGTGGATTCAGCCTGACGCACATGAGCGGGACCGGGTGCGCGGGTGGGTCGGGGGACATCCCGGTCTTCCCGTTGGCGGGTGAGGTGACGAGCTCGCCGCAGAGTGATGCGAAGGACGAGCTCTACGCGTCGACGTACAGCCATGCGAACGAGGTCGCGAAGCCGGGCTACTACAAGGTCGGTCTCGACTCCGGGGTGAGTGCGGAGCTGAGTGCGACCACGCGGACCGGGTCGGCGGCGTTCACGTTCCCGGCGGACAAGGCCAAGACGCTGATGTTCCGTACGTCGAACTCCGAGGTCGGATCCAGCGACGCGCAGGTCAGCATCGACGCGGCGCACCGCACGGTGAGCGGGTCGGTGACGAGCGGGAACTTCTGCGGCTACCTGGCCAGCGTCGGGCAGCGCAGCTACTACACGCTGCACTTCGTCGCCGAGTTCGACCAGCCGTTCAAGAACCAGGGCACCTGGACCGACACCACGGTGACCCCGGGGAGCACTCAGGCGACCGGCGGTACGACGTACGGCGCCGACGGGTGGATGCCGCCGAACAAGGGGTCCGGTGGGTACGTCGGCTTCGACCATGACAAATCGGACAAGGTGACGATGCGGATCGGCATCTCCTATGTGAGCGCTGCCAACGCGCTGGCGAACCTGCGCGCCGAGAACCCGCGCGGTACGTCGGTCGCCGTCACGGCCGCGAAAGCCAAGCAGACGTGGCGAAAGCAGCTCGACCGCATCGAGATCACCGGCGGTACGACGGACCAGCGCACCACGTTCTACACCGCGCTGTACCACGCCCTGCTGCACCCGAACGTGTTCAGCGACGTCAACCGGCAGTACTGGGGTTTCGACCAGAAACCGCACTACCTGTCGCGCGGGCAGCAGGCGCAGTATGCGACGTTCTCGGGCTGGGACGTCTACCGGTCGCAACTGCAACTAGTTACATTGCTCGAACCCGACCGCGCCGGAGACATCGCGCAATCGTTGTTCAACCAGGCCACGCAGAACGACGGCATCTGGGACCGGTGGACGCACGCATCTGGCAGTACGGCGGTGATGACCGGCGACCCGTCCGCACCAGCTGTGGCCGGCATCTACGCCTTCGGTGGAACGAACTTCGACGCCCGCGGCGCACTGCGCTCTCTGGTGAAGGCAGCGACCGTACCGACCGCGAAGGACCTCAGCTCGGCCGGCAAGCCGGTCATGTCGATCGGGCAGCGGCCGTCGCTCGACAAGTACCTGGCACTGCACTACATCCCCACGAAATCCAACGCGTGGGGCGGTGCGGTCGAAACGCTCGAGGACGTGACTGACGACTTCGCACTGTCTCAGCTCGCGCAACGGACCGGCGACAAGTCGACGTACCAGAAGTTCCTCACCAGGTCGCAGTACTGGCAGAACGTGTTCAACCCGGCCAACGGCGGCTACATCCAGAACCGGGACGACAACGGTGCTTGGCCCGCGTTCACGCCGTCGACGTACGACGGGTTCGCTGAGGGCAGTAGTGCGCAGTACAGCTGGATGGTGCCGCACAACCGGGCCGGTCTGGTCGACGCGATGGGCGGCACCGACGCCGTGAACCAGCGGCTGGATGCGTTCTTCAAGAACCCGGACGGGACCTGGGCGCTGACCGGTGCAGGTGAACTGCACGCCGAGATGGACAACGAGCCGTCGATCAACACGCCCTGGATCTACAACTACACCGGCCGCCCGTACCAGACGCAGGAGACGTTGCGGCAGGCAATGAACCAGCTGTGGAACACCAGCACCGGCGGGATCCCGGGGAATGACGACCTCGGTGCGATGTCGTCCTGGTACGTGTGGACCGCACTGGGTCTCTACCCGGACGTACCGAGCCGCGCGGAGCTCCAGGTCGCGGCGCCGCTCTTCCCGCGGGCCGTGATCCACCGCGACGGCAAGACCATCCGGATCAACGCTCCGGGTGCGGATGCGCAGTACGTGCAGTCGCTGAAGGTGAACGGGAAGACCTCGACCAAGCCCTGGTTGCCGGAGTCGTTCGTGCAGCGTGGTGGGACGCTGGACTTCACGCTTGGTACGACGCCGAACAAGGCCTGGGGCGCGAAGGACGCACCGCCGTCGTGGCGGACCGGCGAGATCCCGTTCCAGACCTCTACGGACACCAGCCGCGTAGTCATCGCTCCTGGCACCACAAGTGCACCCGTAGCTCTGCAGGCCCACCGGCTGAGCGGTACGGCGCAGGACGTCAGCTACACGCTGCAAACACCTGCCGGTCTCACAGCAACACCTGCTACCGGCACGTTCCACGTCGACAAGGTCGGTAGTGCGTCAGTGACGATCACAGCTGCCACTGGTACGCCGGACGGCCGCTACCCCATCACAGTGCAGATGAAGGCGGCTGACGGAACCGCCTTGCCACAGGTCGGTTTCACTGTGGTCGTGGGGCAACCGAACTCGTTCTTCGTACTACGTGAAGGTGTGGGCATCTCTGATGACAACAGCGACCACACCGACGCGGACTACGACGGTGGCGGCGTCAGCTACTCACGGCAGGCGCTGGCGGCGGCCGGTCTGACGGCAGGTGGCACAGGTACCGTCCAGGGCCTCAGCTTCACGTGGCCCGACGTGCCCGCCGGCGAGCCCGACAACGTGCCGGCCGACGGACAGTTGCTCAACCTGGACCTGCCCGCCGGTACGACGACGCTGTCCTTCATCGGCAGTGCGGTCAACGGCAACCAGGAGACGACCGCGACGCTCAACTACGCGGACGGTACGACGTCGCAGATCGACCTGTCCTTCAGCGACTGGACCTGGGCGGTGGCGGCGACACCCTCCACTACGGCAACGTGA
- a CDS encoding NUDIX hydrolase, translated as MTDYPELRFGAGLADQPERWPVSASETVHETGRVISVRRDTIEPPGGESFVRDVVVHPGAVGVVALDENNRMLLVRQYRHPVGYKLLEAPAGLLDVQGEQYRLGGERELWEETATKAADWRILVDAFTSPGLTNEAVRIFLARDLSPAPESFERVHEEADMETVWAPLVDVVGAALAGHLQNPILIMGALAAWTALNGPGFDTLRPADSPWPAKDHT; from the coding sequence ATGACCGACTACCCGGAGCTCCGGTTCGGCGCCGGGCTGGCTGATCAGCCCGAGCGCTGGCCGGTCTCCGCCTCGGAGACGGTGCACGAGACCGGCCGGGTGATCTCGGTACGCCGGGACACCATCGAACCGCCCGGCGGTGAGTCGTTCGTCCGCGATGTCGTCGTACATCCCGGAGCGGTCGGCGTGGTCGCTCTCGACGAGAACAACCGGATGCTGCTCGTGCGTCAGTACCGGCACCCGGTCGGCTACAAGCTGCTCGAGGCGCCGGCCGGGCTGCTCGACGTGCAGGGGGAGCAGTACCGCCTGGGCGGTGAGCGCGAGCTGTGGGAGGAGACCGCGACCAAGGCCGCCGACTGGCGGATCCTGGTCGACGCGTTCACCTCACCCGGCCTGACGAACGAGGCGGTCCGGATCTTCCTGGCCCGCGACCTGTCTCCGGCTCCGGAGTCGTTCGAGCGGGTGCATGAGGAGGCCGACATGGAAACCGTCTGGGCCCCTCTCGTCGACGTCGTCGGCGCCGCCCTCGCCGGCCACCTCCAGAACCCCATCCTCATCATGGGTGCCCTCGCCGCCTGGACCGCCCTCAACGGCCCCGGCTTCGATACCCTCCGCCCGGCCGACTCCCCCTGGCCGGCCAAGGACCACACCTGA